From the genome of Nicotiana sylvestris chromosome 2, ASM39365v2, whole genome shotgun sequence, one region includes:
- the LOC104230218 gene encoding pentatricopeptide repeat-containing protein At3g29230, with protein sequence MQMPTPIRAPTWVSRRRHFEQKLWDLDKCRDINQLKQMQAIVYKSNLQQDPFIAPKLITAFSLCRQMGSALKVFSQVPYPNVHLYNALIRAHIHNFNSSQAFATFVDMQCAGIFPDNFTFSFLLKGCSGKCWLSVVSMIHAHVVKWGFEDDIYVPNSLIDAYSKCGIVGVRTAGQLFRGMKERDVVSWNSMISALLKVGDLSEARKLFDEMPQRDRVSWNTMLDGYTKAGEMIVAFELFKKMPLRDVVSWSTMVSGYCKVGDLEMARMLFDKMPSKNLVSWTIMVSGYAEKGLVKEAIGLYMRMEEAGLKLDVAAIVSILAACAESGMLSLGKRVHDSVERSTYKFSTLVCNALIDMYAKCGCLHKAYNVFNGLKKRDLVSWNAMIHGLAMHGRGKKALELFFRMKQEGFVPDKVTLVGILCACNHTGLVDEGIIYFYSMEKDYGVIPEIEHYGCLIDLLGRGGYIKEAFDLARKMPLEPNIKIWGSLLGACRMHKAVELADDVLNLLVKLEPANAGKLSALSNIYAVAGDWNNVANIRLMMKSIGRPKQSGASLLALNDEYHEFTVMDKSHVKSDKIYHMIDGLSQHLKLLRPVPVGFCDE encoded by the coding sequence ATGCAGATGCCAACACCAATCCGAGCTCCTACTTGGGTCTCAAGGCGAAGACATTTCGAGCAGAAATTATGGGATTTAGACAAATGCAGAGACATTAACCAACTGAAGCAAATGCAAGCAATTGTATACAAATCCAATCTTCAACAAGACCCTTTCATTGCTCCCAAACTAATTACAGCTTTTTCTCTTTGTCGCCAAATGGGTTCTGCTTTAAAAGTCTTTAGTCAAGTACCTTACCCTAATGTGCATTTGTACAATGCTTTAATCAGAGCTCATATTCACAACTTTaactcatctcaagcttttgctACTTTCGTTGATATGCAGTGTGCTGGTATTTTTCCTGATAATTTTACCTTTTCGTTTCTGTTAAAGGGCTGTTCGGGGAAGTGTTGGTTGAGTGTTGTGAGTATGATTCATGCTCATGTTGTGAAATGGGGGTTTGAGGATGATATTTATGTGCCTAACTCTTTGATTGATGCATATTCTAAGTGTGGGATAGTTGGTGTACGAACTGCAGGTCAGTTGTTTCGAGGTATGAAGGAGAGAGATGTTGTTTCTTGGAATTCTATGATTAGTGCGTTGTTGAAAGTGGGTGATTTGAGCGAAGCGCGAAAGCTGTTCGATGAAATGCCTCAAAGAGACAGGGTTAGTTGGAATACTATGTTAGATGGATATACTAAGGCTGGGGAAATGATTGTGGCGTTTGAATTGTTTAAAAAGATGCCGTTGAGGGATGTTGTCTCTTGGTCCACGATGGTCTCGGGTTATTGTAAAGTGGGGGATTTGGAGATGGCTCGGATGTTGTTTGATAAGATGCCTTCCAAAAATCTTGTCTCGTGGACAATAATGGTATCAGGATATGCTGAAAAAGGCCTTGTAAAGGAGGCAATTGGGTTGTATATGCGAATGGAGGAGGCAGGTTTGAAGCTTGATGTTGCGGCTATTGTTAGCATTCTAGCTGCCTGTGCAGAATCGGGCATGCTTAGTTTGGGTAAAAGAGTGCATGATTCCGTCGAGAGGAGTACGTACAAGTTTAGTACTCTGGTTTGTAATGCCTTGATTGATATGTATGCCAAGTGCGGTTGCTTGCATAAGGCTTATAATGTCTTTAATGGGCTGAAAAAGAGAGATTTGGTTTCTTGGAATGCGATGATACATGGGTTGGCTATGCATGGACGTGGAAAGAAGGCACTTGAGCTTTTCTTTAGGATGAAGCAAGAAGGATTTGTGCCTGATAAAGTGACATTAGTTGGTATCTTGTGTGCGTGCAATCATACTGGTTTGGTGGATGAGGGAATAATTTATTTCTATTCTATGGAGAAAGATTATGGGGTAATACCTGAAATAGAACATTATGGTTGTCTTATTGATCTTTTAGGTCGTGGTGGCTATATTAAAGAAGCTTTTGATCTTGCACGAAAAATGCCACTTGAACCGAACATTAAAATTTGGGGTTCCCTTTTAGGGGCTTGCAGGATGCATAAAGCTGTTGAACTTGCAGATGACGTGCTTAACCTCCTAGTTAAATTAGAGCCGGCAAATGCTGGAAAACTGTCTGCACTGTCAAATATTTATGCTGTGGCAGGAGACTGGAATAATGTTGCTAACATAAGGTTGATGATGAAGAGCATTGGCAGGCCAAAGCAATCTGGTGCTAGCTTATTAGCATTGAATGATGAATACCATGAGTTCACAGTGATGGacaaatctcatgtcaaatcagACAAGATTTATCATATGATAGACGGATTAAGTCAGCATCTTAAATTACTCCGTCCTGTTCCAGTGGGTTTTTGTGATGAATGA